From candidate division Zixibacteria bacterium HGW-Zixibacteria-1:
GACGGCACATACTTCAAGCAGTTCTGCCTGATCTGCTACCAAGATGACCTGGACGGCTACACGCAGCTGATCCGTTTCTCTGATCGGGAGAACTACGGTGAGATACGGGAGGACATCAGCAACCTGCTAGCACTTGGGGTGCACCTGGAAAGCATAACCACGGATGGAGACAAAAGCATTTTGAAGGCCATAAAAGACGCTGCACCAGAGGTGATTGTACAGCGATGCCTAGTCCACATTCAGCGGATGTGCCTCATATGGCTCACCCGGTACCCCAAACATCTTGCAGGACAAGAACTACGAGGGCTAGTGCTGCAGATACTAAAGATTAAAACCGCAAACGATAGAATCTACTGGACAAGAGAGTTTGTTGACTGGGCAAATCGGCACAAGGACTACCTGAGCGAAAAA
This genomic window contains:
- a CDS encoding transposase, whose translation is MNLRVDGTYFKQFCLICYQDDLDGYTQLIRFSDRENYGEIREDISNLLALGVHLESITTDGDKSILKAIKDAAPEVIVQRCLVHIQRMCLIWLTRYPKHLAGQELRGLVLQILKIKTANDRIYWTREFVDWANRHKDYLSEKTFNQDTGRYWYTHKLLRRSYLTIKRALPNMFHYITNPSIPNTNNGIEGFFSHLKNHLDLHRGLTIRNRINFIKWYIYLSNEK